A genomic segment from Candidatus Thioglobus sp. encodes:
- the ribD gene encoding bifunctional diaminohydroxyphosphoribosylaminopyrimidine deaminase/5-amino-6-(5-phosphoribosylamino)uracil reductase RibD: protein MVTTFSLNDTQNMDLALKLAHQGMQGVGANPMVGCVIEKEGNIIAQGYHQTFGEAHGEINALEQINHQAKDATLYVTLEPCSHHGKTPPCAQAVINSGVSKVIIATLDPNPLVSGKGAAMLKNAGVEVVVGLLEQQAQQLNRGFIKRMKTGTPFVTCKIAMSLDGKTSMNSGESKWITGPNARVDVQKLRSQNRAIMTGSGTILSDNPSMTVRLNGVDASPIRIVIDSRNQIIDKTLNIFSIDAPTQIFNTNNAKLNSAGKIDLKDVLLQLGSQGINTVLLEAGPGLTGAMIQGNFVDEFIIYTAPVLMGSDANSMAHLSITSMADKINLAISDVRMIDQDIRITALIK from the coding sequence ATTGTGACAACTTTTTCATTAAATGACACTCAAAATATGGACTTGGCGCTCAAACTTGCGCACCAAGGAATGCAAGGTGTTGGTGCCAATCCTATGGTAGGTTGTGTGATTGAAAAAGAAGGTAATATTATTGCTCAGGGTTATCATCAAACCTTTGGCGAAGCTCACGGAGAAATTAATGCTCTTGAACAAATTAACCATCAGGCTAAAGATGCAACTCTTTATGTCACTTTAGAGCCTTGCTCACATCATGGGAAAACTCCACCTTGTGCGCAAGCCGTTATTAATTCTGGTGTTAGTAAAGTAATTATTGCAACACTCGACCCTAATCCACTAGTAAGTGGCAAAGGTGCAGCCATGCTTAAAAATGCAGGTGTTGAAGTTGTAGTTGGCTTACTAGAACAACAAGCGCAACAGCTTAATCGTGGCTTTATCAAGCGCATGAAAACAGGCACTCCTTTTGTCACTTGTAAAATTGCCATGAGTCTTGATGGAAAAACCTCCATGAATTCTGGTGAAAGCAAATGGATTACTGGTCCAAATGCTCGAGTTGATGTACAAAAACTTCGATCTCAAAACCGAGCGATTATGACTGGCTCTGGAACAATTCTTTCAGATAACCCTTCTATGACTGTTCGCCTAAATGGTGTAGATGCCTCCCCTATTCGCATCGTTATTGATTCACGAAATCAGATTATTGATAAAACACTTAATATTTTTTCAATAGATGCTCCGACTCAAATATTCAATACTAACAATGCTAAGCTTAACTCCGCAGGAAAAATTGACCTTAAAGATGTTTTATTACAGCTAGGTAGCCAGGGTATAAATACCGTCTTACTGGAAGCGGGTCCAGGATTAACGGGTGCAATGATTCAAGGTAATTTCGTTGACGAATTTATTATCTATACTGCGCCAGTGCTAATGGGTAGTGACGCTAATTCAATGGCGCACTTATCTATAACCAGTATGGCAGATAAAATTAACCTAGCCATTAGTGATGTGCGTATGATAGATCAAGACATACGCATAACCGCTTTGATAAAATGA